In Thermoanaerobaculia bacterium, the genomic window TTCGCGGGAGCGGTCCTCGGCACGGTCACGGGCCGCTGGCTCGTCCACCGGCACGAAGCGGAGGCGGAGGGGAGCCGCGCGACCGTCGAGCTCGTTCCCGAAGCGAACGGGATCGACGCGAGAATCCGATTTTGAGGGGCCGCGACGCCCCCGATCCGCCTGCTTCGCGCTCGCGCGCTTTCGTATAATCGAGACTCCGGCGAGGGAACGAAGAAATGCCTCTCCTCGACACATCGCCTTCCGAGCCCGAAGTCGCGACCGCGCTGCGTTCGGCGCGCGCGCGACTCCTCGCGATCCAGCGCGAGGACGGGCACTGGTGCGGCGAGCTCGAGGGGGACTCGATCCTCGAATCGGAATACGTCCTGACCCTCCACTTCCTCGGCCGGGCCGGAGAGAAGACGCGCAAGGCCGCGGCCTACATCCGCGGCAAGCAGCTCCCGGACGGCGGCTGGGCGATCTATCCGGGAGGCGGCCCCGAGGTGAGCGCCTCCGTGAAGGCGTACTTCGCCCTGAAGCTCGAAGGGGAGGACGCGCGGTCGGAGCCCATGCAGCGCGCGCGGCGCGCGATCGAGGCGCTCGGCGGACTCGACGCGTGCAATTCGTTCACGAAGATCTATCTGGCGATCTTCGGGCAGTACGACTGGGACCGCTGTCCCGCCGTGCCCCCCGAGCTCGTGCTGCTCCCGGACGCCTTTCCCCTGTCGATCTACCGGATGTCCTCCTGGTCGCGCGCGATCGTCGTTCCGCTCTCGATCATCTGGGCGAAGCGGCCGTCCCATCGCGTCCCCGACGCCGCGGGGCTCTCCGAGCTCGCCGGAGGCGCTCCCGCGCCGCGCCGCCCGACGGTGCGTTCGCGCCGCGAGAGATTCTGGCGGGCGGTCTTCGGCGGCCTCGACCGGAGCCTCAAGACGATCGAACGGGTCCGGTGGAAACCGCTTCGCGCCCGGGCGCTCGAGCGGGCGGCGGCGTGGACCGAGGAGCGCCTCGAAGACAGCGACGGCCTCGGCGCGATCTTTCCCCCGATCGTCAACACGATCTTCGCTTTGAGGGCGCTCGGCATCCCTTCCGACGACCCCCGGATCGCGTCGCAGGTCCGCGAGCTCGAGAGGCTCGAGATCGAGGAAGGAGGGGCGATCCGCGTCCAGCCCTGCTTCTCGGCCGTCTGGGACACGGCGCTCGCTCTGCAGGCGCTCCTCGAGTCCGGGTCGGACGCCGGCGACGAACGGGTGCTCTCGGGAGCGCGATGGCTGCTCGACCGGGAGGTGAGAGTCGCGGGAGACTGGGCGCGCCGCGTCCGGGGAACGCCGCCCGGCGGCTGGTTCTTCGAGTATCGGAACGCCTTCTACCCGGACACGGACGACACGGCCGAGGTGCTCGCCGCCCTCTCGCGGGTTCGCTTCGG contains:
- the shc gene encoding squalene--hopene cyclase, with the translated sequence MPLLDTSPSEPEVATALRSARARLLAIQREDGHWCGELEGDSILESEYVLTLHFLGRAGEKTRKAAAYIRGKQLPDGGWAIYPGGGPEVSASVKAYFALKLEGEDARSEPMQRARRAIEALGGLDACNSFTKIYLAIFGQYDWDRCPAVPPELVLLPDAFPLSIYRMSSWSRAIVVPLSIIWAKRPSHRVPDAAGLSELAGGAPAPRRPTVRSRRERFWRAVFGGLDRSLKTIERVRWKPLRARALERAAAWTEERLEDSDGLGAIFPPIVNTIFALRALGIPSDDPRIASQVRELERLEIEEGGAIRVQPCFSAVWDTALALQALLESGSDAGDERVLSGARWLLDREVRVAGDWARRVRGTPPGGWFFEYRNAFYPDTDDTAEVLAALSRVRFGDPAEERRRRDALVRGLRWQLAMQNADGGWGAFDRGCDHDLLTFVPFADHNAMIDPSCEDITGRTLDAFGRLGVPPDEPAVRSAVRFLHGRRHADGTWYGRWGCNYLYGTWLALRGLRRAGEPPSGRVFQDAAEWVERCQNGDGGWGELPLSYDDPATKGNGPSTPSQTAWALLTLFCAGRFDGDAVRRGVEYLVERQREDGSWEDPFWTGTGFPKVFYLKYHLYATFFPLWALATYERGEAAFA